Genomic DNA from Sphingomonas hankookensis:
GTGATCAGCACGCCGATGCCGCGCGACTTGAGCTGGATGACGAGGTCGCGAATGTCGGCGATCGAGATCGGGTCGATGCCGGCGAACGGTTCGTCGAGCAGGATGATCGTCGGGTTCGCCGCCAGCGCACGGGCGATTTCGGCGCGGCGCCGCTCACCGCCCGACAGCGCCATGGCGGAGGCTGCGCGCAGGCGGGTGAGGCCGAATTCGTCGAGCAGCTGTTCGAGCCGCTCGGCGCGCGCCGCCTTGTCCGGCTCGGCCAGTTCGAGGACGGCGAGGATGTTCTTTTCGACCGACAGGCCGCGAAAGATCGAGGTTTCCTGCGGGAGATAGCCCAGCCCGAGGATCGCGCGGCGATACATCGGCAGCGCGGTGATATCCTCACCGTCGAGCAGGATGCGGCCGGCATCGGGCTTCACCAGGCCCATGGCGGAATAGAAGCTGGTGGTCTTGCCCGCGCCATTGGGGCCTAGCAGGCCGACGACCTCGCCCCGCCCGACCGACATCGACACGTCGGACAGCACGACGCGCTTGTCATAGGATTTGGCGATCGACACGACCGACAGCCCGCGGTCCGAGGGGACTTCCGCAAACGGGCGGGCTTCGGTGGCGGGGGTCAGCAGGGTGGTGTCGGGCATCGGCAACGTCCTGATCGCATGGCGATGGTTACCGCGACGTTATCGCCGCGACTTTGGCAGGATTATTGCATGGACAGCGAGGGGAAGGGAAGGTCTGTTCGGTGGTTCGGGCGCGATATGCGGTCAGTTCGTGCCGGTTTTCGGCGATACCGTCGCACCGTTATTCCGTCACCCCGGGTCAAGCCCAGGGTGACGTGGTTTTGCTGTCCGACGTCAATTCCGCTTCGGCACCGAGAATCGGCCGGTGACCCGTCCGCCGCTCTGCTGCACGCCGCCGCCGGGTGCCGCGCTGCTGCCGACGCCCGATCCGTCGATGGTCGCGCGGCCGGTGTCGAGGTCGATCGACAGGCGCCCGCCGTTCAGCGTGTTGGCGCCCTGCGTCAGCCGCACGCCGCCGATCATCGTCACCACGCGGCGGTTGATGTCATACACGGCAAAGCGCGACCGTGCGGTCTGGTCCGGGCGGGTCAGCACGACATTGCCGGTGGCGTCGATCCGCGTCGCCTGTGGCGAACCGTCGGTGATCTGTCCGCTATAGGCGATGACGACGCGGTCGGCGTTCAGCGTCATGGTCGACTGGCGGAACACCGCGCCACCGGTGAACACGGCGCGCTGCTGCTTGTCCTGCAGTTCGATGGCGTTGGCCGATACGTCGATCGGTGCGTTCGAATCATGCCGGGTCTGTGCCGGCGCCGACCCCGCGACCGCGAGGAGGGCGATGGTGGCGGCAAGGCCCGGTAGCGCATAGCGAATCATGGGCGACTATTTCGTGCGTGCCGGGTCGATGCGCAAGCGGGCATTGCCGGTGAGGCGCACGGTGCGCGCCTCCAGATCGGCGTCGAGCCGGTCGCCGCTGAAATTGCCCATCGACGTGGTGCCGGTGACTGCGCCGCCGCTGCGCAGCCGGCGGGTCTTCAGGTCGACGGTGGCGTTGGTGGTGTCGAGCGAATAGCCGTTGGCGGCGCGGAACTGGATCGGGCCCAGCACATCGACCTGTTCGGAGCGCATGTCATAGCGGCCGCGCGGCGCGGTCAGGCGGGCGGGGCCGTCGGGCAGGCGGATGCCGGCGGCCAGTTCCTGCATCTGGACCACCGGTTCGGCCGAGCTTTTCTGCACCGCCGATCCGGCGTCGAGGACGAAGGGCTGGCCCTTGGCATCCTGTCCGCGATATTCGGCGGCGCGCAGGCGCATGCGTTCCTGCGCGACATCGACCTTGTTCTTGTCGAGCACGAAGCTGGTGTCGCCGCGCATGAACAAAGGCGCCATCACCAGGAACGCCGCCAGCACGCCGATGGCGATCGGCAGCGCGACCATCAGCGTCGCGATCAGCCGGTCATGCGCGCTGCCGGGCGCGGCGCGGCGTTGCCGGCGCGTTCGTTCCTGGCGGGCGATTTCCGACATGGCCGTCCCTTACATATGCGCGAAGATGTCGATTTCCGGCCAGCCGGCGATATCCAGCCGCGCGCGATGCGGCAGGAAGTCGAAGCACGCCTGCGCCAGATCGGTCCGCCCTTCGCGGGCGAGGCGCTTGACCAGTTCCTCGCGCAGCGCATGGAGGAAGCGCACGTCCGAGGCCGCATAGTCACGCTGCGCCTCCGAGAGGACCGGGCCGCCCCAGTCGGACGATTGCTGCTGCTTGGAAATGTCCTGGCCCAGCAGTTCGCGGACCAGCTCCTTCAGCCCGTGGCGGTCGGTATAGGTCCGCACCAGTCGCGACGCGATCTTGGTGCAGAACACCGGCGCGGCGACGACGCCCAGATAATATTC
This window encodes:
- the lptB gene encoding LPS export ABC transporter ATP-binding protein, producing MPDTTLLTPATEARPFAEVPSDRGLSVVSIAKSYDKRVVLSDVSMSVGRGEVVGLLGPNGAGKTTSFYSAMGLVKPDAGRILLDGEDITALPMYRRAILGLGYLPQETSIFRGLSVEKNILAVLELAEPDKAARAERLEQLLDEFGLTRLRAASAMALSGGERRRAEIARALAANPTIILLDEPFAGIDPISIADIRDLVIQLKSRGIGVLITDHNVRETLEIVDRAYIIYDGRVLFAGSPAELVADANVRRLYLGEGFEL
- a CDS encoding LptA/OstA family protein; its protein translation is MIRYALPGLAATIALLAVAGSAPAQTRHDSNAPIDVSANAIELQDKQQRAVFTGGAVFRQSTMTLNADRVVIAYSGQITDGSPQATRIDATGNVVLTRPDQTARSRFAVYDINRRVVTMIGGVRLTQGANTLNGGRLSIDLDTGRATIDGSGVGSSAAPGGGVQQSGGRVTGRFSVPKRN
- the lptC gene encoding LPS export ABC transporter periplasmic protein LptC, with the translated sequence MSEIARQERTRRQRRAAPGSAHDRLIATLMVALPIAIGVLAAFLVMAPLFMRGDTSFVLDKNKVDVAQERMRLRAAEYRGQDAKGQPFVLDAGSAVQKSSAEPVVQMQELAAGIRLPDGPARLTAPRGRYDMRSEQVDVLGPIQFRAANGYSLDTTNATVDLKTRRLRSGGAVTGTTSMGNFSGDRLDADLEARTVRLTGNARLRIDPARTK
- a CDS encoding ribonuclease D, with the translated sequence MTVYFHEEDLPEGVFAPGADIAVDTETMGLITPRDRLCVVQLSDGGEDQHLVRFNPGSSYAAPSLKAVLADTSRVKLYHFGRFDLAAIEYYLGVVAAPVFCTKIASRLVRTYTDRHGLKELVRELLGQDISKQQQSSDWGGPVLSEAQRDYAASDVRFLHALREELVKRLAREGRTDLAQACFDFLPHRARLDIAGWPEIDIFAHM